The sequence cggttcAAGGGGGTCATAACCCCCAACACCATTTGCATACGTCACTTCTATATGGTACAGTCACtaaatatctttttttgtatttaaatttagttaaattatataatatatataataatttttaatgttttaataaaatatacaaagaaAGAAATTTATGGGGGGGTGCAATTGCCCTTTTcaaatataccattatatacaatacctaAATATATGGTTCAAGGATAGTAGGATGATAATTAATGCATACAGTTAACTAGgtatcaaaacaataaatattttttttgttatttaaaaactattaacaaaaaataataatgcatgtaTTTTGCATAACTGAAAAACAATTGTACATTGAAATAGTTTGGTTAACAATAGatacatttgtataattaaatatttttaacttagacAATAGGAATTggacaataaatatttgttatcagtacatttcttaagaatataattaaattactgtcaattatgttatgtttatagtACACATATTCTTTGTAAtatctatagtaaattataattctgaattcattcaaattaataaaaacaagttattgtttattaaaattaccctTGTTTTCTAACCCTTCACCCCTAAATACTATATAGGGTATCAAGCAcagaatatttatatcaaaggTATCTTAtatctagaaaaataaattcttaataacTATTGATCGTACGTCATTCATTGATGTAGTGGcatcatagattttttttatcaattttatattttaaaacattttaccaaaaatatttaatgttttttttatattataacactctAACAATATTTCATtgcacatttaatatataaaatacaaaaacatacgATGAACTGCTCGTCaaagaatattaggtatttttcgTCTAGAATGCCAAACAGAAAATTTATTGTAGGCAGTatgtaacattaaatttaaatgatttgtgAGTTGATTTAATTGaccatgatttataattatttggtcTTCAAAAGGCTTGATTTTggcattttgaaatttttgtaaGGAATCATGAGTTTTTAACAGTTTTTCTTCTAACGTAGGTGTAGTTACAGGAAAACATGACCAAAAATGTCTTAATAATTCTCCTAAAGAAACATACAACTGTCGCAAATCTTTTTCAACTGTAACCGGTACCAACTGCGCTAATGAAGCAGATTCATCACTGATTCCCTTCATTAAACTTCCTCCTGGTGTAAGTAAACCAAGAGTGTTAACAGCTGCACTAGGTTCAATAACTTGATTTGAAGTCGACTTGCTCCATTCATAAACATCATAAATAATACTCTTCTGCACTTCCCTTGCTTTAGAAAGTTTGGATGCAGTATTATCATGCTTATGTTCTCTTGTTAAACAATTTACATAACTTTCTACtctagataattttaatttcttttgatTAATATCCAAAGTTTCGGTTTCTGGATTAAGAtctacaaaatcatttttttcttgaatTCTCAATCTCTTTAATGCAGTGTCTGGTGTGCCATTTATATGAGATGAATTAGATGGGACTTTTAAATCATTTCCATTAggtatagaatttaaattagatttttcacATGTTTTAAGAACCATCATTGAATGTTGattaaaacgtttaataatattttcgtgtACAATATTGGCCATTGAAGATTTTTCTTCagatatagaatttatattatcatcagaTCCATCATCTTCGATTGACCCAACATAACAATCTgtgttatttttagataaatctttaatttcatttttaaataaattatcgtcCAATTTGGCACAGTCATTAAATAAATCTTTTGTACTTCCTGTAGTAATGCGGtctttatgaaaataatgtgaCTCTAGGAACTTTTGCCAAAATTCTGATTCAGTTAATTGATGTGGTACATACTCTATATGTTTTTGTCGAACTGCTGGATATGTTTTAAAGATACATTGAATGGTATCATTggataaattgaatttttttgtacCATCACTTTTGACCGTAACATTGGTAAGAAAATTATTAGGTACACCAGTTTTTTGAGTAATTACTTTGGATTGAGTAGCTAAATGGTAAGGGACATGTTGTGACCAAAATTCTTCGGATGTTATGACATGGGTAATGACTAGGTCTTGATATAGTTGAAAGAGCATACGATTTTCACCAAGAATACGGCTCTTTTC is a genomic window of Rhopalosiphum padi isolate XX-2018 chromosome 4, ASM2088224v1, whole genome shotgun sequence containing:
- the LOC132928679 gene encoding general transcription factor IIH subunit 1 produces the protein MTSSEDVLLQVGPVRHKKGDGTLYVMSQHVAFILNSSDTVAISHHYRDIKMQKISSEFKNKVQLQLVFHDETISLFQFTNSERSEAMRDRNRVKDLIQQLLPKYQKQANKEFGEKSRILGENRMLFQLYQDLVITHVITSEEFWSQHVPYHLATQSKVITQKTGVPNNFLTNVTVKSDGTKKFNLSNDTIQCIFKTYPAVRQKHIEYVPHQLTESEFWQKFLESHYFHKDRITTGSTKDLFNDCAKLDDNLFKNEIKDLSKNNTDCYVGSIEDDGSDDNINSISEEKSSMANIVHENIIKRFNQHSMMVLKTCEKSNLNSIPNGNDLKVPSNSSHINGTPDTALKRLRIQEKNDFVDLNPETETLDINQKKLKLSRVESYVNCLTREHKHDNTASKLSKAREVQKSIIYDVYEWSKSTSNQVIEPSAAVNTLGLLTPGGSLMKGISDESASLAQLVPVTVEKDLRQLYVSLGELLRHFWSCFPVTTPTLEEKLLKTHDSLQKFQNAKIKPFEDQIIINHGQLNQLTNHLNLMLHTAYNKFSVWHSRRKIPNIL